In the Vitis vinifera cultivar Pinot Noir 40024 chromosome 2, ASM3070453v1 genome, one interval contains:
- the LOC100232874 gene encoding serine/threonine kinase-like: MGKDLSDDQVASMKEAFTLFDTDGDGRIAPSELGILMRSLGGNPTQAKLKEIVAQENLTTPFDFPRFLDLMSKHMKPEPFDRQLRDAFKVLDKESTGFVSVADLRHILTSIGEKLEPAEFDEWIREVDVGSDGKIRYEDFISRMVAK, encoded by the coding sequence ATGGGCAAAGATCTGAGCGATGACCAGGTGGCCTCCATGAAAGAAGCCTTCACCCTCTTCGACACCGATGGGGACGGCCGGATCGCCCCGTCGGAGCTTGGAATCCTAATGCGCTCTCTCGGCGGCAACCCTACCCAAGCCAAGCTCAAGGAGATCGTAGCCCAAGAAAACCTCACCACCCCCTTCGATTTCCCCAGATTCCTCGACCTCATGTCCAAGCACATGAAGCCCGAGCCCTTCGATCGCCAGCTCCGCGATGCCTTCAAGGTCCTCGATAAGGAGTCCACCGGCTTCGTCTCCGTCGCCGATCTCCGCCACATTCTCACCAGCATTGGCGAGAAGCTCGAGCCGGCTGAGTTCGACGAGTGGATCCGGGAAGTCGATGTCGGGTCCGATGGGAAGATCCGTTACGAGGATTTCATCTCTCGGATGGTGGCCAAGTGA
- the LOC100249980 gene encoding uncharacterized protein LOC100249980 encodes MKGVFSAPGDYIHFKSQVPLHKIPIGTKQWRYYDFGPKVVPPLICLPGTAGTADVYYKQIMSLSIKGYRVISVDIPRVWNHHEWIQAFEKFLDAIDVHHIHLYGTSLGGFLAQLFAQHRPRRVRSLILSNSFLETRSFSSAMPWAPIVSWTPSFLLKRYVLTGIPDGPHEPFIADSVDFVVSQVETLSREDLASRLTLTVDAASIGPLLLSDSFITLMDTNDYCSIPQQLKDQLSERYPGARRAYLKTGGDFPFLSRSDEVNLHLQLHLRRVGVEARPDLVKGISKDGSGGSSSEKNDEREDSDVPPKDNGGSPESPSTETQLPEAPESSGSHSLDDQLLSNAKVCFTSPEHVRLPISHAFFEKQQDIVSTRFVQPAWEIFILCLLPLYVETMYITWIFCWKSRCLV; translated from the exons ATGAAAGGCGTCTTTTCGGCGCCAGGAGATTACATCCACTTCAAGTCTCAGGTCCCTCTTCACAAGATCCCC aTTGGCACAAAGCAGTGGCGGTATTATGATTTTGGTCCAAAAGTGGTCCCTCCACTTATTTGTCTTCCTGGGACAGCAGGAACTGCAGATGTCTATTACAAACAGATAATGTCATTGTCCATAAAG GGTTACCGGGTGATCTCTGTTGATATTCCTCGCGTATGGAACCATCATGAGTGGATTCAAgcatttgaaaagtttttggaTGCTATTGATGTGCACCAT ATACATCTTTATGGCACATCCCTTGGAGGCTTCCTGGCACAACTTTTTGCTCAGCATCGTCCAAGACGGGTTAGGTCGTTGATtctctcaaattcatttttggaGACACGCAGTTTCTCATCTGCAATGCCATGGGCCCCTAT TGTCAGTTGGACCCCTTCTTTTTTGCTGAAGAGATATGTCTTAACGGGAATTCCAGATGGCCCCCATGAACCATTTATTGCAGATTCAGTAGACTTTGTTGTTTCCCAG GTTGAAACACTCTCAAGAGAGGACTTGGCCTCCAGGTTGACCTTGACTGTTGATGCTGCTTCCATTGGACCTCTTCTTCTCTCAGATTCATTCATCACTCTAATGGAT ACAAATGACTACTGTTCAATTCCTCAACAACTCAAAGATCAGCTGAGTGAAAGGTACCCTGGAGCAAGGCGAGCATACTTAAAAACTGGAGGTGATTTCCCATTTCTTTCACGTTCAGATGAAGTAAACCTACATCTTCAG TTACACCTGAGACGAGTTGGGGTGGAAGCCCGTCCAGATTTGGTCAAGGGTATCTCAAAGGATGGTAGTGGTGGGAGTTCTAGTGAAAAGAATGATGAAAGAGAAGATTCAGATGTTCCTCCTAAGGACAATGGGGGAAGTCCTGAAAGCCCTTCCACTGAAACCCAATTGCCAGAGGCTCCAGAAAGTTCGGGTTCTCATAGCTTAGATGACCAGCTCCTCAGCAATGCAAAGGTTTGCTTCACCAGTCCTGAACATGTGAGGCTTCCCATATCTCATGCATTTTTTGAGAAACAGCAAGACATTGTATCCACAAGGTTTGTCCAACCGGCTTGGGAGATTTTTATTCTTTGTCTGCTTCCTCTCTATGTGGAAACAATGTACATTACTTGGATTTTTTGTTGGAAAAGTAGATGTCTTGTGTAA
- the LOC100261883 gene encoding uncharacterized protein LOC100261883 isoform X1 — translation MLRLRSVLILLKLNTLQSKRFEALSSFNSFHHDSSNQSQFNVAIFWDLDNKPPNSYPPYDAAVRLKAVASSFGVVRYMVAYANRHAFSYVPSAVREQRKERKLLNHLENRGVVARVEPYLCRVCGRRFYNNEKLINHFKQIHEREQAKRLNQIESARGKRRVKLVGKFAMKMDKYRNAARDVLTPKVGYGLGDELKRAGYWVRMVSDKPQAADTALRNHIVDMMDKRRVGCVVLVSDDSDFVDVLREAKLRCLKTVVVGDSNDGVLKRTADAGFSWKEVMLGKAKKEGASVVGRWKDRDILKRLEWTYNPEMEKKEYGSDGEVDFEIDDREIIEGAYGKDDNFMQEKDSCAWWELDSDSDLRSSKSH, via the coding sequence ATGCTTAGACTTCGCAGCgttttgattcttttgaaaTTGAATACACTTCAATCTAAAAGATTTGAAGCCCTAAGTTCATTCAACAGTTTTCACCACGATTCCTCGAACCAATCACAATTCAATGTCGCAATTTtctgggatttagacaacaaaccCCCAAATTCATATCCACCGTACGATGCTGCCGTTAGACTGAAGGCGGTGGCCTCATCTTTCGGAGTAGTCCGCTACATGGTTGCCTATGCCAATCGCCATGCCTTCAGCTATGTCCCATCTGCAGTTAGGGAgcaaagaaaagagagaaagctATTGAATCATTTGGAGAATAGGGGTGTGGTTGCACGTGTTGAACCCTATCTATGTCGCGTATGTGGGAGGAGATTTTACAATAATGAGAAGCTTATCAATCATTTTAAGCAAATTCATGAGCGTGAGCAGGCAAAAAGGTTGAACCAGATTGAGTCAGCTAGAGGAAAAAGGAGGGTGAAGTTGGTGGGTAAATTTGCGATGAAGATGGACAAATATAGGAATGCAGCGAGGGACGTTTTGACGCCGAAAGTTGGGTATGGTTTAGGGGACGAGTTGAAACGAGCTGGGTATTGGGTTAGGATGGTTTCGGATAAGCCGCAGGCTGCCGATACTGCATTGAGGAACCACATTGTGGATATGATGGATAAGAGGAGGGTTGGGTGTGTAGTCCTTGTATCCGATGATTCCGATTTTGTGGATGTTTTGAGGGAGGCGAAGTTGAGATGTCTCAAGACTGTTGTTGTTGGAGATAGCAATGATGGGGTTTTGAAGAGGACAGCGGATGCTGGATTTTCATGGAAGGAAGTCATGTTGGGTAAGGCAAAGAAGGAGGGTGCTTCAGTTGTGGGGAGGTGGAAGGACCGCGATATTTTAAAGAGGTTGGAGTGGACATACAATCcagaaatggagaaaaaagaGTATGGTTCGGATGGTGAGGTTGATTTTGAGATTGACGATAGGGAAATCATAGAAGGTGCTTATGGGAAAGATGATAATTTTATGCAGGAGAAAGACAGTTGTGCTTGGTGGGAACTGGATTCTGATTCTGATTTGAGATCTTCTAAATCTCACTGA
- the LOC100261883 gene encoding uncharacterized protein LOC100261883 isoform X2: MVAYANRHAFSYVPSAVREQRKERKLLNHLENRGVVARVEPYLCRVCGRRFYNNEKLINHFKQIHEREQAKRLNQIESARGKRRVKLVGKFAMKMDKYRNAARDVLTPKVGYGLGDELKRAGYWVRMVSDKPQAADTALRNHIVDMMDKRRVGCVVLVSDDSDFVDVLREAKLRCLKTVVVGDSNDGVLKRTADAGFSWKEVMLGKAKKEGASVVGRWKDRDILKRLEWTYNPEMEKKEYGSDGEVDFEIDDREIIEGAYGKDDNFMQEKDSCAWWELDSDSDLRSSKSH; encoded by the coding sequence ATGGTTGCCTATGCCAATCGCCATGCCTTCAGCTATGTCCCATCTGCAGTTAGGGAgcaaagaaaagagagaaagctATTGAATCATTTGGAGAATAGGGGTGTGGTTGCACGTGTTGAACCCTATCTATGTCGCGTATGTGGGAGGAGATTTTACAATAATGAGAAGCTTATCAATCATTTTAAGCAAATTCATGAGCGTGAGCAGGCAAAAAGGTTGAACCAGATTGAGTCAGCTAGAGGAAAAAGGAGGGTGAAGTTGGTGGGTAAATTTGCGATGAAGATGGACAAATATAGGAATGCAGCGAGGGACGTTTTGACGCCGAAAGTTGGGTATGGTTTAGGGGACGAGTTGAAACGAGCTGGGTATTGGGTTAGGATGGTTTCGGATAAGCCGCAGGCTGCCGATACTGCATTGAGGAACCACATTGTGGATATGATGGATAAGAGGAGGGTTGGGTGTGTAGTCCTTGTATCCGATGATTCCGATTTTGTGGATGTTTTGAGGGAGGCGAAGTTGAGATGTCTCAAGACTGTTGTTGTTGGAGATAGCAATGATGGGGTTTTGAAGAGGACAGCGGATGCTGGATTTTCATGGAAGGAAGTCATGTTGGGTAAGGCAAAGAAGGAGGGTGCTTCAGTTGTGGGGAGGTGGAAGGACCGCGATATTTTAAAGAGGTTGGAGTGGACATACAATCcagaaatggagaaaaaagaGTATGGTTCGGATGGTGAGGTTGATTTTGAGATTGACGATAGGGAAATCATAGAAGGTGCTTATGGGAAAGATGATAATTTTATGCAGGAGAAAGACAGTTGTGCTTGGTGGGAACTGGATTCTGATTCTGATTTGAGATCTTCTAAATCTCACTGA